In a genomic window of Bacillus rossius redtenbacheri isolate Brsri chromosome 4 unlocalized genomic scaffold, Brsri_v3 Brsri_v3_scf4_2, whole genome shotgun sequence:
- the LOC134542176 gene encoding RNA exonuclease 1 homolog, whose amino-acid sequence MLPSTGRFRGINCPFFNSGLCERPYCHFRHVRNEIEDGLGDKIATCASSGQSSDNIVHLVSETVRKLLPALHTDGSPAVDETAVPPEIPSLVSRVLDELKPESSNPPPAAPSYKPTPIAELKKAHIPISYKATCLQPQYRTIETKSSKTAVYSSFTKSSKKKLEYTPFRPGIEDTVIPGLDTLSPESDLSRTKNSKKKLEYTPFRPGIECRFPPVVNGSSTFAEVDSYEPTCLNKLENDHLQLQFNAVKSNVPELEDDESSEVGFSPVSEDESEKVEENESHEVSGDEVDLETSKSICSKIEVNSGAKVCDSVTEKQPEIESIDTRDGQILKCESIKCESIKCEKDDKKPEKVKSSSSDGKETHLNEAKKVSKSRSTSKSGNCEDGKGHEKKKHSESRAHSKSSHGHKHGKTSKEHSVHEKKHRSNHSKHSSTEVKTNSKSVSKSRSSSTSKSSSHRSRHSDSKHRSTSSRHNSKHLKHSSNKSTDKKSKDSSSNRKHKSEKSKILLNDTQEDDETDVILCDKSEDGSDSCIVIQDSPSESDESITEECLRIFQEYEPQANTVSRKKRARELDDIEDTTVPSKKRVAHPGAKEATVSRPALPAPKRPVNPAQALLDRFAKVREAMCEKNEIEPSKMAKIESGSTSMKCPNSLGRVRIAPVSNVISLMAKPKAPFRSVVASRLNSRGSCDSKEPASATEDSADEMAGESSFGTVAQTVSKGSQRVAHKPSQEIIFQPSVKDGALSGVVPLQTRQKYLKCLFDEYKKHVSLNDACEKAASEEHATFSKCTVRTLYFNRMAALVQRIRHEAKCTSSVAENHNKVSHADILAGKTKGSWSVKKTHKHSENEVKKSMYEILSKYVLTDEELKTNGFPRYHPTEKSVVTVQPMRKPATCADPLERICCRCGVRYQVNKHGLAVRDEHCTYHPGRRIKLKLNGMWDTRYACCKTEDSVGCCTAGCHVSETYDPDNLTGFVHTLPKEEEPPDGDHGVFALDCEMVYTTSGLELARVTVIDSELNTIYESLVKPENVVLDCNSRFSGIQMSDLDDVKTSILEVQAVLLGLFSDKTILIGHSLDSDLKALKLVHDTVVDTSVLFPHRLGPPYKRSLKNLAQEILRKVIQEDVGGHDSAEDAVAAMELARWRVQEDLRAS is encoded by the coding sequence ATGTTACCATCTACAGGACGTTTTAGAGGTATAAATTGCCCTTTCTTCAACAGTGGGTTATGTGAAAGGCCGTACTGTCATTTTCGTCATGTGAGAAATGAAATAGAAGATGGTCTTGGTGATAAGATTGCCACTTGTGCATCGAGTGGACAGTCAAGTGATAATATTGTACATCTCGTTTCCGAGACTGTAAGAAAACTGTTGCCAGCTTTACACACTGATGGCTCACCAGCAGTGGATGAAACTGCAGTCCCACCAGAAATACCTTCTCTGGTGTCAAGGGTTTTAGATGAGTTGAAGCCAGAGTCTTCTAACCCTCCACCTGCTGCACCATCCTACAAGCCTACGCCAATTGCAGAACTCAAAAAGGCACACATCCCAATTTCATATAAAGCAACATGTCTCCAGCCACAATATCGAACTATTGAGACCAAATCAAGTAAAACTGCAGTATATTCATCTTTTACCAAAAGTTCTAAAAAGAAATTGGAGTATACACCTTTTAGGCCAGGAATCGAAGATACTGTTATTCCTGGCTTAGATACTTTAAGCCCTGAATCAGACTTGTCTCGTACTAAGAATTCAAAGAAGAAGTTAGAATATACCCCATTCAGACCAGGTATTGAATGTAGGTTCCCACCAGTTGTTAATGGTTCAAGTACGTTTGCAGAAGTGGACTCTTATGAGCCAACTTGCCTTAACAAGTTAGAAAATGACCATTTACAGTTGCAATTTAACGCAGTCAAATCTAATGTTCCGGAGTTGGAAGATGATGAGTCGAGTGAGGTAGGTTTTTCTCCAGTAAGTGAAGATGAAAGTGAAAAAGTTGAGGAAAATGAATCTCATGAGGTTTCAGGAGATGAAGTAGATTTAGAAACAAGCAAAAGTATTTGTTCTAAAATAGAAGTAAATTCGGGAGCAAAGGTATGTGATTCTGTGACTGAAAAACAACCTGAAATTGAAAGTATTGATACCAGAGATGGTCAAATTCTCAAGTGTGAGTCAATCAAGTGTGAGTCAATCAAGTGTGAGAAAGATGATAAGAAACCAGAAAAAGTTAAAAGTTCTTCTTCTGATGGAAAAGAAACACATTTAAATGAAGCCAAAAAAGTTTCAAAATCCAGAAGCACTAGTAAGAGTGGTAATTGTGAAGATGGTAAAGGTCACGAAAAGAAGAAACATTCAGAAAGTCGTGCACACTCTAAATCTTCTCATGGTCACAAGCATGGTAAAACATCAAAGGAGCACAGTGTGCATGAAAAGAAGCACAGAAGTAACCATAGTAAGCATAGCAGTACAGAGGTAAAAACTAATTCAAAGAGTGTTTCAAAATCTCGCAGTTCTAGTACGTCAAAATCAAGTTCACATCGAAGTAGGCATTCCGATAGTAAACACCGTAGCACCTCTTCCAGACACAACTCGAAGCATCTGAAACATTCAAGTAATAAATCAACAGATAAAAAGTCTAAAGATAGCAGTAGCAATAGAAAACATAAAAGTGAGAAATCCAAAATTCTATTGAATGATACCCAGGAGGATGATGAGACTGATGTAATTCTCTGTGATAAAAGTGAGGATGGCTCAGATTCATGTATAGTAATCCAGGATTCTCCCTCTGAATCAGATGAGTCTATTACCGAGGAGTGTTTGAGAATATTCCAAGAGTACGAGCCACAAGCAAACACTGTTTCTCGTAAGAAAAGAGCACGGGAGTTGGATGATATTGAAGATACCACCGTTCCTTCAAAGAAGCGTGTCGCACATCCCGGTGCTAAAGAGGCTACAGTTTCGCGACCAGCGTTACCCGCGCCTAAACGGCCCGTGAATCCTGCACAGGCATTGCTAGATAGGTTTGCGAAAGTAAGAGAAGCCATGTGTGAGAAAAATGAAATAGAACCTTCCAAAATGGCAAAAATTGAAAGTGGCAGTACGAGCATGAAATGTCCTAACTCTTTGGGTCGTGTGAGAATCGCGCCCGTTTCTAATGTGATATCGTTAATGGCCAAACCTAAAGCTCCCTTCAGGAGTGTGGTGGCAAGTAGGCTGAACTCTAGGGGCTCTTGCGACTCGAAAGAACCGGCCAGTGCGACCGAAGACAGTGCCGATGAGATGGCAGGGGAAAGTTCGTTCGGCACTGTTGCACAGACGGTGTCCAAAGGATCCCAGCGTGTGGCCCACAAACCTTCTCAGGAAATAATTTTCCAGCCGTCCGTCAAAGACGGAGCACTCTCCGGAGTGGTTCCCCTGCAGACGCGTCAGAAGTATCTGAAGTGTTTGTTTGATGAGTACAAGAAGCACGTTTCCTTGAATGATGCTTGCGAGAAGGCGGCTAGCGAGGAGCATGCCACGTTTTCCAAGTGCACGGTGCGGACCCTGTACTTCAACAGGATGGCGGCTCTCGTGCAGCGCATCCGGCACGAAGCCAAATGTACGAGTTCCGTCGCTGAAAATCACAACAAGGTGTCGCATGCTGATATTTTAGCTGGCAAAACGAAAGGATCGTGGAgtgttaaaaaaacacacaaacactCGGAGAACGAAGTGAAGAAATCTATGTATGAAATTTTGAGTAAATACGTGCTTACCGATGAGGAATTGAAGACCAATGGTTTTCCGAGATATCATCCGACAGAGAAGAGCGTGGTGACAGTTCAGCCGATGAGAAAGCCGGCCACTTGCGCGGACCCGCTGGAAAGAATATGCTGCAGATGCGGTGTTCGTTACCAGGTGAACAAGCACGGGCTGGCGGTCCGGGACGAACACTGCACCTACCACCCGGGCCGCAGGATCAAGCTGAAGCTGAACGGCATGTGGGACACGCGCTACGCTTGTTGCAAGACGGAAGACTCGGTCGGCTGCTGCACGGCCGGCTGCCACGTTTCGGAGACCTACGATCCCGACAACCTGACAGGCTTCGTGCACACGTTGCCGAAGGAAGAGGAGCCCCCCGACGGGGACCACGGAGTCTTCGCTCTGGACTGCGAAATGGTGTACACCACCAGCGGCCTCGAACTGGCTCGCGTGACCGTCATCGACTCGGAACTGAACACGATATACGAGTCGTTGGTGAAACCGGAGAACGTCGTTCTGGATTGCAACTCTCGGTTCAGCGGGATACAGATGAGCGATTTGGACGACGTCAAGACGAGCATATTGGAAGTTCAGGCGGTGCTGTTGGGACTGTTCAGCGATAAGACGATCTTGATCGGCCACAGTTTGGACTCGGACCTGAAGGCGTTGAAGCTAGTCCACGACACGGTGGTGGACACCAGCGTGCTGTTCCCGCACCGGCTGGGCCCCCCGTACAAGCGCAGCCTCAAGAACCTGGCCCAGGAGATCCTGCGCAAGGTGATCCAGGAGGACGTGGGCGGCCACGACAGCGCGGAGGACGCCGTGGCGGCCATGGAGCTGGCGCGGTGGCGCGTGCAGGAGGACCTGCGCGCCAGCTAG